A region of Sugiyamaella lignohabitans strain CBS 10342 chromosome A, complete sequence DNA encodes the following proteins:
- the CPT1 gene encoding diacylglycerol cholinephosphotransferase (Cholinephosphotransferase; required for phosphatidylcholine biosynthesis and for inositol-dependent regulation of EPT1 transcription; CPT1 has a paralog, EPT1, that arose from the whole genome duplication; GO_component: GO:0005794 - Golgi apparatus [Evidence IDA] [PMID 8543066]; GO_component: GO:0005783 - endoplasmic reticulum [Evidence IEA]; GO_component: GO:0005789 - endoplasmic reticulum membrane [Evidence IEA]; GO_component: GO:0016021 - integral component of membrane [Evidence IEA]; GO_component: GO:0016021 - integral component of membrane [Evidence ISM] [PMID 12192589]; GO_component: GO:0016021 - integral component of membrane [Evidence ISM] [PMID 2153142]; GO_component: GO:0043231 - intracellular membrane-bounded organelle [Evidence IEA]; GO_component: GO:0016020 - membrane [Evidence IEA,IEA]; GO_component: GO:0005741 - mitochondrial outer membrane [Evidence IEA,IEA]; GO_component: GO:0005741 - mitochondrial outer membrane [Evidence IDA] [PMID 3005242]; GO_component: GO:0005739 - mitochondrion [Evidence IEA]; GO_component: GO:0031090 - organelle membrane [Evidence IEA]; GO_function: GO:0004142 - diacylglycerol cholinephosphotransferase activity [Evidence IEA]; GO_function: GO:0004142 - diacylglycerol cholinephosphotransferase activity [Evidence IDA,IMP] [PMID 3029130]; GO_function: GO:0046872 - metal ion binding [Evidence IEA]; GO_function: GO:0016780 - phosphotransferase activity, for other substituted phosphate groups [Evidence IEA]; GO_function: GO:0016740 - transferase activity [Evidence IEA]; GO_process: GO:0006657 - CDP-choline pathway [Evidence IDA,IMP] [PMID 3029130]; GO_process: GO:0006629 - lipid metabolic process [Evidence IEA]; GO_process: GO:0006656 - phosphatidylcholine biosynthetic process [Evidence IEA]; GO_process: GO:0008654 - phospholipid biosynthetic process [Evidence IEA,IEA]), protein MLYYNPTFDKECPPWLYISYALGLFLYQTFDACDGLQARRTGQSGPLGELFDHCVDALNTTLEVLIFASVTNMGYGWSVVASQFATLLNFYMSTWEEYHTGTLFLSAFSGPVEGILIVVAIFTITAFTGPQFWHSELFSLLNNNIIETLESVHELPDIVKHMTLIDVYLVFAGVGLIFNIQAASSHVLAARAKKNLPFLPAIYELIPFLFFFGTLMVWILISPTILYGYLLPLAFATGIISAFTVGRIITAHVTSQKFPLWNPLLFMPSIGIAVNILSKLFGWDETLSEVAAVWAGLGLSIGVYGSFIAEIIVEITTYLDIGCLYIKHPNVDKVK, encoded by the coding sequence ATGCTCTACTACAATCCGACTTTTGATAAAGAATGTCCTCCATGGTTGTACATTTCGTATGCCTTGGGATTGTTTCTTTACCAGACCTTTGACGCGTGTGATGGGCTCCAAGCACGCAGAACTGGTCAAAGTGGACCCTTGGGCGAACTTTTTGACCACTGTGTCGATGCTCTGAATACTACTCTGGaagttttgatttttgcGTCGGTAACCAATATGGGTTATGGGTGGTCGGTTGTGGCATCTCAATTCGCTACTTTGCTCAATTTCTATATGAGCACTTGGGAAGAGTACCACACTGGAACGTTATTTCTTTCGGCATTCTCCGGACCCGTTGAAGGAATTCTCATTGTGGTCGCTATTTTCACAATCACCGCATTCACGGGCCCTCAATTCTGGCATTCGGAGTTATTTTCTCTcttgaataataatatcattgaGACGTTAGAATCTGTCCATGAACTCCCTGATATTGTTAAGCACATGACTCTAATTGATGTGTACCTTGTTTTTGCCGGAGTTGGACTGATTTTCAATATCCAGGCTGCCTCGTCACATGTTTTGGCTGCTCGTGCTAAAAAGAATCTTCCGTTTCTACCAGCAATTTACGAGCTGATTCccttcttgttcttctttggcaCTTTGATGGTTTGGATCCTGATTTCTCCTACAATCCTTTACGGATACCTCTTGCCATTGGCATTTGCTACTGGTATTATTTCGGCTTTCACTGTGGGAAGAATTATTACTGCTCACGTCACCAGCCAAAAATTCCCCCTTTGGAACCCACTACTTTTTATGCCCTCTATCGGCATTGCAGTTAACATCTTGAGCAAGCTCTTTGGCTGGGACGAGACATTATCGgaagttgctgctgtctgGGCTGGCCTCGGACTCAGTATTGGTGTATACGGGTCTTTTATTGCCGAGATTATTGTGGAAATTACCACTTATCTTGACATTGGCTGCCTATACATTAAACACCCAAACGTAGACAAAGTTAAATAG
- the LSM12 gene encoding Lsm12p (hypothetical protein that may function in RNA processing; interacts with Pbp1p and Pbp4p and associates with ribosomes; contains an RNA-binding LSM domain and an AD domain; GFP-fusion protein is induced by the DNA-damaging agent MMS; relative distribution to the nucleus increases upon DNA replication stress; GO_component: GO:0005737 - cytoplasm [Evidence IEA,IEA]; GO_component: GO:0005737 - cytoplasm [Evidence IDA] [PMID 14562095]; GO_component: GO:0005737 - cytoplasm [Evidence IDA] [PMID 22842922]; GO_component: GO:0010494 - cytoplasmic stress granule [Evidence IDA] [PMID 20368989]; GO_component: GO:0005634 - nucleus [Evidence IEA,IEA]; GO_component: GO:0005634 - nucleus [Evidence IDA] [PMID 14562095]; GO_component: GO:0005634 - nucleus [Evidence IDA] [PMID 22842922]; GO_component: GO:0005840 - ribosome [Evidence IDA] [PMID 16702403]; GO_function: GO:0003723 - RNA binding [Evidence ISS] [PMID 15225602]; GO_process: GO:0016070 - RNA metabolic process [Evidence ISS] [PMID 15225602]; GO_process: GO:0016070 - RNA metabolic process [Evidence IPI] [PMID 16702403]), with the protein MTSPLEAVLGLRVKIVTILDSTVTGKVYSFCPITNTISLAEDGNHHAKKSTSQVPNGTSSHNAGVNYRIIKTSFIKDIVVLDKPKKQQQQQQQQPGYGFTHASPAIGHVNVGSLAERESQGVKKAQHEALVNGVGVTPLGQHIFNTLYKTLPTRWHDKSIIVLNEVRVDPPYTAESCLADTNSSALELVKKIVGGAHEKMALPKGG; encoded by the coding sequence ATGACCTCACCACTGGAAGCAGTCCTTGGACTCCGTGTCAAAATTGTTACAATTCTTGACAGCACTGTCACTGGCAAGGTTTACTCATTTTGTCCCATAACCAACACGATAAGCTTGGCAGAGGATGGTAATCATCATGCCAAGAAGTCTACATCACAAGTGCCCAACGGAACCTCTAGTCATAATGCAGGTGTGAACTACCGGATAATTAAGACTTCATTTATAAAAGATATTGTTGTCTTGGATAAACCcaaaaagcagcagcaacaacagcagcaacagcctGGATATGGGTTTACCCATGCCAGCCCTGCTATTGGACATGTCAATGTCGGTTCTTTAGCTGAAAGGGAAAGCCAAGGTGTAAAAAAGGCCCAGCATGAAGCTTTGGTCAATGGAGTAGGTGTTACTCCTCTTGGCCAGCACATCTTCAATACCCTCTACAAAACACTGCCAACGAGATGGCATGATAAGTCCATAATTGTGCTCAATGAGGTTCGAGTTGACCCTCCCTATACCGCCGAGTCGTGTCTTGCTGATACGAACTCATCGGCATTGGAGCTTGTAAAAAAGATCGTTGGCGGAGCCCATGAAAAGATGGCTTTGCCAAAGGGCGGCTAA
- the PIC2 gene encoding Pic2p (Mitochondrial phosphate carrier; imports inorganic phosphate into mitochondria; functionally redundant with Mir1p but less abundant than Mir1p under normal conditions; expression is induced at high temperature; GO_component: GO:0016021 - integral component of membrane [Evidence IEA]; GO_component: GO:0016021 - integral component of membrane [Evidence ISM] [PMID 12192589]; GO_component: GO:0016020 - membrane [Evidence IEA]; GO_component: GO:0005743 - mitochondrial inner membrane [Evidence IEA,IEA]; GO_component: GO:0005739 - mitochondrion [Evidence IEA]; GO_component: GO:0005739 - mitochondrion [Evidence IDA] [PMID 14576278]; GO_component: GO:0005739 - mitochondrion [Evidence IDA] [PMID 14756774]; GO_component: GO:0005739 - mitochondrion [Evidence IDA] [PMID 16823961]; GO_function: GO:0005315 - inorganic phosphate transmembrane transporter activity [Evidence IDA] [PMID 14756774]; GO_process: GO:0006817 - phosphate ion transport [Evidence IDA] [PMID 14756774]; GO_process: GO:0055085 - transmembrane transport [Evidence IDA] [PMID 14756774]; GO_process: GO:0006810 - transport [Evidence IEA]) — translation MALFPSASALKASFDPNGVHQKASSKYWISSPSDKAAELSKAAQTELSKASQAIAAAPKGIQLYSTEYYLACTLGGILACGPTHAAVTPLDLVKCRLQVNPSLYSGNFQAWKTIVATEGFGGVFTGFGATLIGYSLQGAGKYGFYEVFKKTYSDLAGEDFSKNYKTAIFLAASASAEFIADIFLCPWEAIKVKTQTTIPPYATSALDGFKKSIAAEGVAGLYKGLSPLWARQIPYTMVKFASFENTVVAIYSALPKERHEYSKLAQTGVSFLAGYIAGVFCAVVSHPADVMVSKINAERQAGESMGAAVSRIYSKIGFGGLWNGLPVRIVMVGTLTGLQWLIYDGYKIYTGIAGAAPAPAK, via the exons atggcttTATTCCCATCAGCCTCTGCCCTCAAGGCTTCTTTCGATCCTAACGGAGTTCACCAAAAGGCTTCTTCCAAGTACTGGATTAGCTCTCCCAGTGACAAGGCCGCTGAATTGAGCAAGGCTGCTCAAACTGAGCTCTCTAAGGCTTCTCaagccattgctgctgctcctaaGGGTATTCAACTTTACTCTACTGAGTACTACCTTGCCTGTACTCTTGGTGGTATTCTTG CCTGTGGTCCTACCCACGCTGCCGTCACTCCTTTGGATTTGGTCAAGTGTCGTTTGCAAGTCAACCCCTCTCTCTACTCTGGTAACTTCCAAGCTTGGAAGACCATTGTTGCTACTGAGGGATTCGGTGGTGTCTTCACTGGTTTCGGTGCTACTCTTATTGGTTACTCTCTCCAGGGTGCTGGTAAGTATGGTTTCTACGAGGTTTTCAAGAAGACCTACTCTGACTTGGCTGGCGAGGACTTCTCCAAGAACTACAAGACTGCCATTTTCTTAGCCGCCTCTGCCTCTGCTGAATtcattgctgatatctTCTTGTGTCCTTGGGAGGCCATTAAGGTCAAGACCCAAACCACCATTCCTCCTTATGCCACTTCTGCTCTCGACGGTTTCAAGAAAtctattgctgctgaaggTGTTGCTGGTCTTTACAAGGGTCTTTCTCCTCTCTGGGCTAGACAAATTCCTTACACCATGGTTAAGTTCGCTTCTTTCGAAAACACTGTCGTTGCTATCTACAGTGCTCTTCCTAAGGAGAGACACGAGTACTCCAAGCTTGCTCAAACTGGTGTCTCCTTCCTTGCTGGTTACATTGCTGGTGTCTTCTGTGCTGTTGTCTCCCACCCTGCTGATGTTATGGTTTCCAAGATTAATGCTGAGCGTCAAGCTGGTGAGTCTatgggtgctgctgtttctcgTATCTATTCTAAGATTGGTTTCGGTGGTCTCTGGAACGGTCTCCCCGTCAGAATCGTCATGGTTGGTACCCTTACTGGTCTCCAATGGTTGATCTACGACGGTTACAAGATCTACACTGgtattgctggtgctgctcctgctcctgccaAATAA
- the FAR11 gene encoding Far11p (Protein involved in recovery from cell cycle arrest; acts in response to pheromone; also involved in regulation of intra-S DNA damage checkpoint and autophagy; is essential for dephosphorylation of Atg13p; interacts with Far3p, Far7p, Far8p, Far9p, Far10p and with the phosphatases Pph21p, Pph22p and Pph3p; has similarity to the N- and C-termini of N. crassa HAM-2; similar to human Fam40A and Fam40B; GO_component: GO:0000138 - Golgi trans cisterna [Evidence IDA] [PMID 22782902]; GO_component: GO:0005783 - endoplasmic reticulum [Evidence IDA] [PMID 23625923]; GO_function: GO:0003674 - molecular_function [Evidence ND]; GO_process: GO:0007049 - cell cycle [Evidence IEA]; GO_process: GO:0031573 - intra-S DNA damage checkpoint [Evidence IMP] [PMID 22782902]; GO_process: GO:0016239 - positive regulation of macroautophagy [Evidence IMP] [PMID 22782902]; GO_process: GO:0000321 - re-entry into mitotic cell cycle after pheromone arrest [Evidence IGI] [PMID 12588993]), translating into MEHEVGLSEAGRINLDCLVYIAQGAYGEVNDQKQHILQIKENCKLIWRSAGLPVIWKQITRLIDLKLPNSPAEDSVDETEVGIQVNDELILLLTIFYLIVETLRDEKDDTFVSDLDSLEPPVLSHLIDVVGRLRWVSNKQTLAAFPVTKINLIIWKCILVLFGGRSQMEEVKAYMRQKYGLPKEYDENIITASPLDYHAFRDDLISRYPSYVPPPSHLPKTLENTQSISHFIQVARPSHTQPSNTALPAPTIHIATPAPSPPMSPAMSPGQKLRKSVFMTNQSFPFLYPTDSEVPQSIVEAGELFASRIRTTPALVQLWEERDKFMRYERGWDGEENQSGSANSKADSARLAASPNKSQIASDTDERPKDNARIEVNSEHCQNILGRVDKVYRGTLLTVNSFLNVQLRLMLKSNVFLRGRVDDSSPDEIEQLRCKDVTMKSISAILDLLLLWYKVDHILKFEYLSVLLFDARYYLFVYKYLYSHNVLEKALFVSNLDCTFFNASRHVSDEWVEVNGITTTSKNQNNSTANGHEYGYDGLADQEVDHVSNTYLFTLINLVRVLRKIVKHKTQRVIIVAELPSETLKQALTVYQEDLWKTVLDLFKEQVPFNGKKWKFNNMDLISAIYLNCKAKLRDDWLSGIDVNAEIDDAYPQEVALRSLVKFFNDHSSTSGDQIDQQHPDFFAQELEALTISSN; encoded by the coding sequence ATGGAACACGAAGTTGGTCTATCTGAAGCAGGGAGAATAAACCTGGACTGTCTGGTGTATATTGCACAGGGTGCGTATGGAGAAGTCAATGATCAGAAACAGCATATCTTACAAATCAAAGAGAACTGTAAGCTGATTTGGAGGTCCGCCGGTTTGCCTGTTATTTGGAAACAAATCACCCGACTTATAGATTTGAAGCTGCCAAATAGTCCAGCAGAGGATTCAGTGGATGAGACAGAAGTTGGAATACAGGTAAATGATGAGCTAATTTTGCTATTGAcgatattttatttaattgTGGAAACGCTTAGGGATGAAAAAGATGACACGTTCGTAAGTGATCTAGACAGCCTGGAACCGCCAGTACTTAGCCATTTGATTGATGTGGTAGGAAGACTGCGGTGGGTCAGTAATAAACAAACGCTGGCCGCATTTCCAGtcacaaaaataaacttgaTAATATGGAAATGTattcttgttttgtttggcGGGAGAAGCCAGATGGAAGAGGTGAAAGCGTACATGAGGCAAAAGTATGGTCTACCGAAAGAGTATGATGAGAACATTATCACCGCTTCCCCGTTGGATTATCACGCTTTCAGGGACGATCTTATATCCAGATATCCATCTTACGTACCTCCTCCTTCGCATCTACCCAAAACTTTAGAGAATACACAAAGCATTTCACATTTCATTCAGGTAGCAAGACCATCACACACACAGCCGTCTAATACAGCTTTGCCAGCCCCTACTATTCATATAGCGACACCAGCACCTTCCCCACCGATGTCGCCAGCCATGTCACCTGGTCAAAAGCTTCGCAAGTCTGTGTTCATGACAAATCAGAGCTTCCCTTTCCTGTATCCAACTGATAGCGAAGTACCCCAAAGTATTGTCGAGGCAGGTGAATTATTTGCTTCTCGGATAAGAACCACTCCGGCTCTTGTACAACTCTGGGAAGAACGCGACAAGTTTATGAGGTATGAAAGAGGCTGGGATGGTGAAGAAAACCAATCAGGTTCGGCAAATAGTAAAGCAGACAGTGCGAGACTGGCCGCTAGCCCTAACAAGAGTCAAATAGCTAGTGACACTGACGAAAGACCAAAGGATAATGCGAGAATTGAAGTTAATAGTGAGCATTGTCAAAATATATTGGGTCGAGTGGATAAGGTGTATAGAGGCACATTGTTGACAGTTAATTCGTTTCTTAATGTTCAACTAAGGCTGATGCTAAAAAGTAACGTGTTCCTCCGCGGAAGGGTTGATGATTCCAGTCCTGATGAAATTGAGCAATTAAGATGTAAGGATGTTACTATGAAAAGCATATCAGCAATTTTGGACTTGCTTCTATTATGGTACAAGGTAGACCATATTCTGAAATTCGAGTATCTGTCGGTTCTATTGTTTGATGCAAGGTATTATCTATTTGTTTACAAATATCTTTATTCTCATAATGTGTTGGAAAAGGCTCTTTTTGTGAGTAACTTGGATTGCACTTTTTTCAATGCCAGCAGACATGTGTCTGATGAATGGGTCGAGGTGAATGGTATCACCACAACCAGCAAGAATCAGAACAACAGTACTGCTAATGGTCATGAATACGGCTATGATGGTCTGGCCGACCAAGAGGTCGACCATGTTTCCAACACCTATTTATTCACGTTGATCAACTTGGTTAGAGTACTACGGAAGATTGTAAAGCACAAAACACAAAGAGTTATCATTGTTGCTGAGCTGCCTTCAGAGACATTGAAGCAGGCTTTAACAGTATACCAGGAGGATTTATGGAAAACCGTATTGGATTTGTTCAAAGAACAAGTGCCTTTTAACGGAAAGAAATGGAAGTTCAATAATATGGATCTGATCTctgctatttatttgaattgcAAGGCCAAATTGCGCGATGACTGGTTATCAGGAATTGATGTAAATGCAGAAATCGATGATGCATATCCCCAAGAAGTTGCATTGCGATCTCTAGTCAAGTTCTTCAACGATCATAGTTCAACTAGTGGAGACCAAATCGATCAACAACATCCCGATTTTTTCGCTCAGGAATTAGAAGCGTTGACTATTTCCAGTAATTGA
- the TEP1 gene encoding Tep1p (PTEN homolog with no demonstrated inositol lipid phosphatase activity; plays a role in normal sporulation; homolog of human tumor suppressor gene PTEN/MMAC1/TEP1 and fission yeast ptn1; GO_component: GO:0005737 - cytoplasm [Evidence IDA] [PMID 15913452]; GO_function: GO:0016787 - hydrolase activity [Evidence IEA]; GO_function: GO:0003674 - molecular_function [Evidence ND]; GO_function: GO:0016791 - phosphatase activity [Evidence IEA]; GO_function: GO:0016314 - phosphatidylinositol-3,4,5-trisphosphate 3-phosphatase activity [Evidence IEA]; GO_function: GO:0004725 - protein tyrosine phosphatase activity [Evidence IEA]; GO_function: GO:0008138 - protein tyrosine/serine/threonine phosphatase activity [Evidence IEA]; GO_process: GO:0030476 - ascospore wall assembly [Evidence IMP] [PMID 11070083]; GO_process: GO:0016311 - dephosphorylation [Evidence IEA]; GO_process: GO:0035335 - peptidyl-tyrosine dephosphorylation [Evidence IEA]; GO_process: GO:0046856 - phosphatidylinositol dephosphorylation [Evidence NAS] [PMID 11395408]; GO_process: GO:0046856 - phosphatidylinositol dephosphorylation [Evidence IGI] [PMID 15913452]; GO_process: GO:0006470 - protein dephosphorylation [Evidence IEA]), producing MDWILQAIAGLARVQFADKRKGSLDLDYITPNIIVISMPTSSSKRGMYRNTVSRLSAYLYKTHGDNWRIYNLRSETDGDYKDSEFDGKVSRFPFLDHGPPPFDLIPAIIRSIQDFLDSDPKNVAVIHCRGGKGRSGTIACAYMMRMQNLSRDQAIEVFTAARMPSIRGIGFRGVSIESQRRYLSYYEKWLTDGQESRRLPKQCSVRKCVQLDCIKLINPKKHFKFHIDIEEFLDKGRSKSTVARVKAKKTDDPNILEYRLDMDEQPILLNSDVGLRICARRKFIKATSTKLWFNFILETQPDSPKGSFTVPWEEVDGIYGTSIRGIRKMFNSICVQWTIVQ from the coding sequence ATGGACTGGATATTGCAAGCCATTGCTGGACTTGCTAGAGTTCAATTTGCCGATAAACGAAAAGGTTCGCTTGACTTGGACTATATTACGCCCAACATTATAGTCATATCGATGCCCACTAGCAGTAGTAAGCGGGGTATGTACAGAAACACTGTGTCTCGTCTTTCAGCCTACTTGTATAAAACACACGGTGATAATTGGAGAATATATAACTTGCGATCCGAGACTGATGGAGATTATAAAGACAGTGAGTTTGATGGAAAAGTTAGTCGATTTCCTTTTCTTGACCACGGGCCACCCCCATTTGATCTGATCCCAGCCATCATACGCTCTATACAAGATTTCTTAGACTCTGACCCAAAAAACGTTGCTGTTATCCATTGTAGAGGAGGAAAGGGCCGTTCAGGAACAATAGCTTGCGCTTATATGATGCGAATGCAGAATTTGAGCAGAGATCAAGCTATCGAGGTTTTCACCGCTGCAAGGATGCCATCAATACGGGGAATTGGGTTCAGAGGAGTGTCAATTGAAAGCCAACGACGTTATCTGAGTTATTATGAAAAGTGGTTGACTGATGGCCAAGAAAGTAGGAGACTTCCTAAACAATGTTCAGTGAGGAAATGTGTTCAACTGGACTGTATAAAGCTGATTaacccaaaaaaacattTCAAGTTTCATATAGACATTGAAGAATTTCTCGACAAAGGACGGTCGAAATCTACGGTGGCTCGAGTAAAAGCTAAGAAAACAGATGATCCTAATATATTGGAATATAGGCTAGATATGGATGAACAGCCTATTCTTCTTAACTCGGATGTAGGTTTAAGAATATGTGCTCGTCGTAAATTTATCAAAGCCACGTCAACAAAGCTGTGGTTCAACTTTATACTTGAGACTCAACCGGATAGTCCTAAAGGTAGTTTCACAGTTCCCTGGGAAGAGGTGGATGGTATCTATGGGACAAGTATTCGGGGTATTCGCAAAATGTTTAATAGCATTTGTGTCCAATGGACTATTGTTCAGTAG